In Acetoanaerobium noterae, a single genomic region encodes these proteins:
- a CDS encoding CAP domain-containing protein translates to MKKINLFIVIMILMIALAPIAGNVYGATPVTALVTESKLNIDGKSIALKTYNISGHNYVKLIDMAWLLNKSPKQFDVVWDAEKKAVNIKSSASYSGAKPLAENTLVGAKGELSSFALYKDNNRVKLTAYVIDGRTYFKLRELCILMDISLVWDSANKLVVINSKKSFVEETGMSQLNFSSEYGEFQSGTVVNATLDSYKDQVISLVNKKRASLGLEELSSSTKLEEIAQFRAKDMFEDNYFAHTSPTYGDFSSVAKDLGYTAVSMGENIAKGQSSPSEVVDDWMNSSGHRANILRDNYEDIGIGIVEYQPGRFIWVQLFSEPK, encoded by the coding sequence ATGAAAAAAATTAATTTATTTATAGTTATTATGATTTTGATGATTGCTTTAGCGCCTATAGCAGGAAATGTTTATGGGGCTACTCCAGTTACAGCTTTAGTCACTGAGTCAAAGCTAAATATTGATGGTAAATCCATAGCTTTAAAAACCTATAATATAAGCGGACATAACTATGTCAAATTAATAGATATGGCATGGCTTTTAAATAAAAGTCCAAAGCAGTTTGATGTGGTATGGGACGCTGAGAAAAAAGCTGTAAATATAAAATCCTCAGCATCATATTCAGGAGCTAAACCACTAGCTGAAAATACATTAGTTGGAGCTAAAGGAGAATTAAGTAGCTTTGCTTTATACAAAGATAATAATAGAGTTAAGCTAACTGCCTATGTCATTGATGGGAGAACTTATTTCAAGCTAAGAGAGCTGTGTATTCTCATGGATATTTCGCTCGTATGGGATTCAGCCAATAAACTAGTAGTTATTAATTCTAAAAAATCATTTGTAGAGGAAACAGGTATGTCCCAGCTAAATTTTTCTAGTGAGTATGGAGAATTTCAATCTGGTACAGTTGTAAATGCCACACTAGATTCATACAAGGATCAGGTTATATCGCTTGTTAATAAAAAAAGAGCTAGCCTAGGCTTAGAAGAGTTAAGTAGCAGCACTAAATTAGAAGAAATAGCTCAGTTTAGAGCTAAGGATATGTTTGAGGACAATTATTTTGCCCATACCTCACCAACATATGGAGATTTTTCATCAGTAGCTAAAGATTTAGGGTATACTGCAGTTTCTATGGGAGAAAACATAGCCAAAGGACAGAGTAGTCCTTCTGAGGTAGTAGACGACTGGATGAATTCTAGTGGTCATAGGGCCAACATACTTAGGGATAACTATGAGGATATAGGTATTGGAATAGTGGAGTACCAGCCAGGAAGATTTATATGGGTACAGCTATTTTCTGAACCAAAATAA
- the carA gene encoding glutamine-hydrolyzing carbamoyl-phosphate synthase small subunit produces the protein MKAKLILENGQVFEGRAFGHIATCVGEVVFNTGMTGYQEILTDPSYYGQMVTMTYPLIGNYGINLEDNESQTAKVRGFIVRERCDDSSNFRAEIELDKYLKQQNIIGIDGIDTRSLTKILRNSGTMKGIITAEELSAEDIQNYFESFDNTYAVYEVSVKEKEILPPLISDMDPKDIVSISVMDFGVKRNILTNLRKRGCQITLYPADTKAETLLSDNSDLVFLTNGPGDPEDLTEIVNEVKKIIGKKPVAGICLGHQLIALAMGGSTEKLKFGHRGCNHPVKDIRKNKVYITSQNHGYHVSKLPEDFEITHISLNDESVEGMKHKTLPVFSVQFHPEASPGPVESSYLFDEFIELAKIKL, from the coding sequence ATGAAAGCAAAGTTAATTTTAGAAAATGGACAGGTATTTGAAGGCAGAGCATTCGGTCATATTGCCACCTGTGTGGGCGAAGTTGTGTTCAACACAGGTATGACAGGCTACCAAGAAATACTTACGGATCCATCTTATTATGGGCAGATGGTTACTATGACTTATCCTCTGATTGGCAACTACGGCATAAATCTCGAAGACAACGAGTCACAAACAGCCAAGGTAAGAGGATTTATCGTAAGAGAAAGATGTGATGACTCAAGCAATTTCAGAGCTGAAATCGAGCTTGATAAATATTTGAAGCAACAAAATATCATCGGTATCGATGGCATAGACACTCGCTCTCTTACAAAAATTCTTAGAAATAGCGGCACTATGAAAGGTATTATAACTGCTGAAGAGTTATCAGCTGAAGATATTCAGAACTACTTTGAAAGCTTTGACAATACCTACGCTGTATACGAGGTATCTGTAAAGGAAAAAGAGATTCTTCCTCCTCTTATTTCTGATATGGACCCTAAGGATATTGTTTCAATTTCAGTAATGGATTTTGGTGTAAAAAGAAATATTCTTACCAATCTTCGAAAAAGAGGCTGTCAAATAACACTCTATCCTGCTGATACTAAGGCAGAAACTCTTCTTTCTGATAACAGTGATTTAGTTTTTCTTACAAATGGGCCTGGTGACCCTGAGGATTTAACTGAAATAGTTAATGAAGTCAAAAAAATCATAGGCAAAAAACCAGTAGCTGGTATCTGTCTAGGTCATCAGCTTATCGCTCTTGCGATGGGCGGAAGTACTGAAAAGCTAAAATTCGGCCATAGAGGCTGCAACCATCCTGTGAAGGATATCAGAAAAAATAAGGTGTATATTACATCCCAAAATCATGGATATCACGTTTCTAAACTTCCTGAGGATTTTGAGATAACACATATCAGCCTTAATGATGAATCTGTAGAAGGCATGAAACACAAAACTCTACCTGTTTTTTCCGTGCAGTTTCACCCAGAAGCTTCACCTGGTCCAGTAGAGAGCAGTTATCTCTTTGATGAATTCATTGAGCTTGCAAAAATAAAATTGTAA